From one Trifolium pratense cultivar HEN17-A07 linkage group LG1, ARS_RC_1.1, whole genome shotgun sequence genomic stretch:
- the LOC123899658 gene encoding pre-mRNA cleavage factor Im 25 kDa subunit 2 gives MIPSQVVNTYPLSSYTFGTKEPKMEKDTSVADRLARMKVNYMKEGMRTSVEGILLVQEHNHPHILLLQIGNTFCKLPGGRLKPGENEIDGLKRKLTSKLGANSPALVPDWQIGECVAIWWRPNFETIMYPYCPPHITKPKECKKLFLVHLSEREYFAVPKNLKLLAVPLFELYDNVQRYGPVISTIPQQLSRFQFKMITN, from the exons ATGATACCGTCTCAGGTTGTAAACACATATCCATTGTCAAGCTACACCTTCGGCACCAAGGAGCCAAAGATGGAGAAAGATACCTCCGTCGCCGATCGTCTCGCTCGTATGAAAGTAAA TTATATGAAAGAAGGAATGAGGACTAGCGTGGAAGGAATTTTACTG GTTCAAGAACACAATCATCCTCATATTCTTCTTCTGCAAATTGGGAACACATTTTGCAAACTCCCAGGTGGTCGTCTCAAGCCAGGGGAGAATG AAATTGACGGCTTGAAGAGAAAATTGACCAGCAAGCTTGGCGCTAATTCACCTGCTCTTGTACCTGACTGGCAG ATCGGTGAATGTGTTGCAATCTGGTGGAGGCCAAATTTTGAAACCATAATGTATCCATACTGTCCTCCTCATATAACCAAACCCAAG GAATGCAAGAAGCTTTTCCTTGTCCACTTATCTGAGAGGGAATACTTTGCCGTACCCAAAAACTTGAAGCTGCTTGCTGTTCCATTGTTTGAACTCTATGACAATGTTCAG AGATATGGACCAGTCATATCGACCATTCCTCAGCAACTTTCCAGATTCCAGTTTAAAATGATCACTAACTGA
- the LOC123917963 gene encoding transcription factor LAF1 encodes MGFQQLEKTKPKHRKGLWSPEEDHNLRNYILKHGHGCWSSVPIKAGLQRNGKSCRLRWINYLRPGLKRGKFSKQEEETILTLHHILGNKWSQIAQHLPGRTDNEIKNYWHSYLKKKVAKAMEIESHKQIHHHASSSSDTLNSSLSLQNHATQDPQNYNIAKEIHQSSLPKLLFAEWLSLDQVNGRNSTNSLDSLVMKNGFDQNSAFQESAMQEGPFNGEYHHSNVMFNSHVKFPNQMVENGFVHCIPEVDLSNNFNLSNDAMYA; translated from the exons ATGGGGTTCCAACAATTAGAAAAGACAAAACCAAAACATAGGAAGGGTTTATGGTCTCCTGAAGAAGATCATAATCTCAGAAACTATATCCTTAAACATGGTCATGGATGCTGGAGTTCTGTCCCTATTAAAGCAG GCTTGCAAAGGAATGGAAAGAGTTGCAGATTAAGGTGGATTAACTATCTAAGGCCAGGATTAAAGAGAGGGAAGTTCAGCAAACAGGAGGAGGAGACAATCCTAACCCTTCAtcacatcttaggcaacaa GTGGTCACAAATAGCACAACATTTACCAGGAAGGACAGACAAtgagataaaaaattattggcattcatatttgaaaaagaaagtggCCAAAGCTATGGAAATAGAATCTCATAAACAAATTCATCACCATGCTAGCTCAAGCTCAGATACATTGAACTCTTCACTCTCTCTTCAAAACCATGCAACTCAAGATCCACAAAATTACAACATAGCCAAAGAGATTCATCAAAGTTCCTTACCAAAACTCTTGTTTGCTGAATGGCTTTCACTTGATCAAGTAAATGGTAGGAACTCTACAAATTCACTTGACTCTTTGGTCATGAAAAATGGATTTGATCAAAATTCAGCTTTTCAAGAAAGTGCAATGCAAGAGGGACCCTTTAATGGAGAGTATCATCATAGTAATGTGATGTTCAATTCACATGTTAAATTTCCAAATCAAATGGTGGAAAATGGGTTTGTCCATTGTATACCTGAGGTTGATTTAAGTAATAATTTCAATCTAAGCAATGATGCAATGTATGCATGA
- the LOC123917973 gene encoding 25.3 kDa vesicle transport protein isoform X1 produces the protein MVKVTIVGRGSDGLPLAQGLRYVNEENSYLSFYRQKAEFILQEISKGTLTPSMMTILIDHYCFNFLVENGVVYVVLCESTYPRKLAFHYLQDIQKEFEKFDKTLIGKITKPYSFVKFDGIIANFSRQYIDTRTQANLAKLKTNKKQEVNIVTEEMSNILERRRRSLETMRRLVVTPQPTSSTIWCSPRLEVIAMKWTPILIMVITSIALLWASLVLKDDYIISSG, from the exons ATGGTTAAGGTAACGATAGTTGGAAGGGGAAGTGATGGGTTACCTCTAGCACAAGGACTAAGATATGTGAATGAAGAAAATTCCTATCTTTCATTTTATAGGCAAAAAGCAGAGTTTATACTCCAAGAAATTTCAAAAGGAACATTGACACCTTCCATGATGACCATTCTCATTGACCATTACTGCTTCAA cTTCTTGGTAGAGAATGGAGTTGTTTACGTTGTTTTATGTGAGTCTACATACCCAAGAAAACTGGCATTTCATTACCTACAAGACATACAAAAAGAGTTTGAGAAGTTTGATAAAACCCTCATAGGCAAAATCACAAAGCCATATAGCTTTGTCAAATTCG ATGGTATAATTGCAAACTTTAGTAGACAATACATTGATACAAGAACTCAAGCCAATCTAGCAAAACTTAAAACCAACAAGAAACAAGAGGTAAACATTGTTACAGAAGAAATGTCCAACATTTTAGAAAGGAGGAGGAGAAGTTTAG AAACAATGAGAAGGTTAGTAGTTACTCCTCAACCTACATCCTCAACAATATGGTGTTCCCCACGCCTTGAG GTGATTGCAATGAAATGGACACCAATTTTGATCATGGTCATTACCTCTATTGCTCTTCTATGGGCAAGCTTAGTCCTCAAAGATGACTATATTATTTCATCAGGCTGA
- the LOC123917973 gene encoding 25.3 kDa vesicle transport protein isoform X2 — protein sequence MVKVTIVGRGSDGLPLAQGLRYVNEENSYLSFYRQKAEFILQEISKGTLTPSMMTILIDHYCFNFLVENGVVYVVLCESTYPRKLAFHYLQDIQKEFEKFDKTLIGKITKPYSFVKFETMRRLVVTPQPTSSTIWCSPRLEVIAMKWTPILIMVITSIALLWASLVLKDDYIISSG from the exons ATGGTTAAGGTAACGATAGTTGGAAGGGGAAGTGATGGGTTACCTCTAGCACAAGGACTAAGATATGTGAATGAAGAAAATTCCTATCTTTCATTTTATAGGCAAAAAGCAGAGTTTATACTCCAAGAAATTTCAAAAGGAACATTGACACCTTCCATGATGACCATTCTCATTGACCATTACTGCTTCAA cTTCTTGGTAGAGAATGGAGTTGTTTACGTTGTTTTATGTGAGTCTACATACCCAAGAAAACTGGCATTTCATTACCTACAAGACATACAAAAAGAGTTTGAGAAGTTTGATAAAACCCTCATAGGCAAAATCACAAAGCCATATAGCTTTGTCAAATTCG AAACAATGAGAAGGTTAGTAGTTACTCCTCAACCTACATCCTCAACAATATGGTGTTCCCCACGCCTTGAG GTGATTGCAATGAAATGGACACCAATTTTGATCATGGTCATTACCTCTATTGCTCTTCTATGGGCAAGCTTAGTCCTCAAAGATGACTATATTATTTCATCAGGCTGA
- the LOC123917953 gene encoding transcription factor MYB17-like — translation MGKAPCCEKHGVRRGAWTPEEDQALVDYINKHGHGNWRTLPNHAGLLRCGKSCRLRWINYLRPGIKRGPFTNEEETTIIQLHALLGNRWAAIASQLQGRTDNEIKNYWNTHLKKRVLQSPGEKNSCLIPDKNVQSNSPSTRHMVQWESARVEAETRLSMESTLLNSDSTTKTSPDYFLQLWHSEVGEAFRKIKGKEEASSSSLSSSKLEESCSNVSLQVKSTGTQSLKVSTPKHEDVNTTQEQKASSYKPKLEDDRAGSDSGNYEFLDTSDSALKHLLHMPDDDIGFLGQTDNFLNLLDGRCD, via the exons ATGGGTAAAGCACCTTGTTGTGAGAAACATGGTGTTAGAAGAGGAGCTTGGACTCCTGAAGAAGACCAAGCTTTAGTTGACTACATCAACAAACATGGCCATGGAAATTGGCGTACACTCCCTAATCATGCAG GTCTCCTACGATGTGGTAAAAGTTGCCGACTTCGGTGGATAAACTATCTTCGTCCTGGCATCAAGCGTGGCCCATTTACTAATGAAGAAGAAACAACTATTATTCAACTTCATGCCTTGCTTGGCAACAG GTGGGCTGCTATAGCATCCCAACTACAAGGAAGAACAGACAACGAGATTAAGAACTATTGGAACACTCATCTAAAGAAGCGAGTCCTTCAATCGCCAGGGGAAAAAAATTCATGTCTCATTCCTGATAAGAATGTTCAGTCTAATTCTCCGTCTACACGCCACATGGTACAGTGGGAGAGTGCGAGGGTTGAGGCGGAGACAAGGTTGTCAATGGAATCCACATTGCTTAATTCAGACTCCACGACAAAAACAAGCCCGGATTACTTTCTTCAACTTTGGCATTCTGAGGTTGGAGAGGCGTTTCGCAAAATCAAAGGAAAGGAAGAAGCATCGTCATCTTCACTATCATCATCAAAATTGGAGGAGTCATGTTCAAATGTCTCATTGCAGGTGAAAAGCACCGGAACACAAAGCTTGAAAGTGTCAACACCAAAGCATGAAGATGTCAACACAACTCAGGAACAAAAAGCAAGTAGCTACAAACCAAAGCTTGAAGATGATAGAGCTGGTTCAGATTCAGGCAACTATGAATTTCTTGATACTTCTGATTCTGCACTAAAGCACCTGTTACACATGCCTGATGATGATATAGGATTCTTGGGACAAACTGACAATTTCTTGAATCTCCTTGATGGTAGATGCGACTAA